One segment of Theobroma cacao cultivar B97-61/B2 chromosome 9, Criollo_cocoa_genome_V2, whole genome shotgun sequence DNA contains the following:
- the LOC18588590 gene encoding PXMP2/4 family protein 2 isoform X2, with product MLRMWKWYQSCLSLHPVKTQVISSGFLWGFGDIAAQYITHSTAKKRLQYKDEEQEFKVNWKRVAITSMFGFGFVGPVGHFWYEGLDKFIKMRLHLRPKSARFVATKVAMDGLIFGPFDLFVFFTYMGFSTGKSVAQVKEDVMRDFLPALILEGGVWPIVQVANFRYVRVRYQLLYVNIFCLLDSAFLSWIEQQKDAPWKQRFSSFTSLKERGGQGRL from the exons atgTTGAGGATGTGGAAATGGTATCAGAGCTGCTTATCTCTTCATCCTGTGAAAACACAAGTTATCAGCTCAGGTTTCCTTTGGGGCTTCGGGGATATTGCTGCTCAATACATCACCCATTCCACCGCAAAGAAACGCCTCCAATACAAG GATGAAGAGCAAGAATTTAAAGTCAATTGGAAACGGGTAGCTATCACAAGTATGTTTGGATTTGGCTTCGTTGGACCAGTTGGACACTTTTG GTATGAAGGCTTGGACAAATTTATAAAGATGAGGCTTCATCTACGCCCAAAGTCAGCAAGGTTTGTTGCTACAAAAGTTGCAATGGATGGCCTTATCTTTGGCCCCTTTGACTTGTTTGTATTTTTCACTTATATGGGGTTCTCCACCGGCAAAAGTGTTGCCCAAGTGAAGGAAGATGTTATGAGGGATTTCCTCCCAGCCTTGATTTTGGAGGGTGGTGTATGGCCAATTGTTCAGGTTGCAAATTTCCGTTATGTTCGTGTGAGATACCAACTCCTTTATGTTAATATCTTCTGCTTGTTAGACAGTGCCTTTTTGTCATGGATTGAGCAACAGAAGGATGCTCCCTGGAAGCAgcgtttttcttcttttacctCATTGAAGGAACGAGGAGGCCAAGGCAGATTGTGA
- the LOC18588590 gene encoding PXMP2/4 family protein 2 isoform X1 → MLRMWKWYQSCLSLHPVKTQVISSGFLWGFGDIAAQYITHSTAKKRLQYKQDEEQEFKVNWKRVAITSMFGFGFVGPVGHFWYEGLDKFIKMRLHLRPKSARFVATKVAMDGLIFGPFDLFVFFTYMGFSTGKSVAQVKEDVMRDFLPALILEGGVWPIVQVANFRYVRVRYQLLYVNIFCLLDSAFLSWIEQQKDAPWKQRFSSFTSLKERGGQGRL, encoded by the exons atgTTGAGGATGTGGAAATGGTATCAGAGCTGCTTATCTCTTCATCCTGTGAAAACACAAGTTATCAGCTCAGGTTTCCTTTGGGGCTTCGGGGATATTGCTGCTCAATACATCACCCATTCCACCGCAAAGAAACGCCTCCAATACAAG CAGGATGAAGAGCAAGAATTTAAAGTCAATTGGAAACGGGTAGCTATCACAAGTATGTTTGGATTTGGCTTCGTTGGACCAGTTGGACACTTTTG GTATGAAGGCTTGGACAAATTTATAAAGATGAGGCTTCATCTACGCCCAAAGTCAGCAAGGTTTGTTGCTACAAAAGTTGCAATGGATGGCCTTATCTTTGGCCCCTTTGACTTGTTTGTATTTTTCACTTATATGGGGTTCTCCACCGGCAAAAGTGTTGCCCAAGTGAAGGAAGATGTTATGAGGGATTTCCTCCCAGCCTTGATTTTGGAGGGTGGTGTATGGCCAATTGTTCAGGTTGCAAATTTCCGTTATGTTCGTGTGAGATACCAACTCCTTTATGTTAATATCTTCTGCTTGTTAGACAGTGCCTTTTTGTCATGGATTGAGCAACAGAAGGATGCTCCCTGGAAGCAgcgtttttcttcttttacctCATTGAAGGAACGAGGAGGCCAAGGCAGATTGTGA
- the LOC18588591 gene encoding uncharacterized protein LOC18588591 isoform X2: MARGLLLCSQTRTIAKLSFSLPNRKFRFKPHYHHLYYEHQNLPSTRVFCHCVSSQPSTVVDMAKYNEAFSRRMAMAGLKPHNHIALGVSGGPDSMALCVLAANWKTEGLYGSDKSGNCIDGLLAIIVDHGLRPESKDEASLVGHRVAEIGIRFEIARCDWSNGKPKQGHLQEAARDMRYKIFQDVCMQNQISVLLVAHHADDQAELFILRSSRDSGVLGLAGMAFTSQVFSSHTYFSNKDWKCHSILLVRPLLDFSKEDMYKICQGSNHDWVEDPTNRSSLFARNRIRMSLGNLSSCIFKSELQAVISACRKTRTYVDQICNNLINQTVTIMEGYAVIDLEALDPSKIEDICLSKFIALVLQYISQRQRPIRGSTSKLLLQYIRTIPCKTSLTAAGCYICPAPGSKGTKALICCSVHGPLPSKAELFQAHSSEEQKHCFSNELEQIIANGKSYSINLVPNASKVQFLNMGSASVLDEAQRLDIVSESTYRNSILLQKAEVKRFKSKTDELVSECKAKQEAEHVAAFLSEPLLHGQTCFFMNRFIISWKVSKEISWNVFPREAYCLSYLGRESQHSHCCCIKRHDMVAKIRPMIDADWLYLAELLKWPSSDNFEATKLPFSIEANPLTKKTKICSDYSRLSAKVALKSLKSVPAAARRSIPVLVNHDGQLLGIPSIGFNHCPFLMTSAVFKPRVPLGGGHSSFL; encoded by the exons ATGGCGCGAGGCCTACTCCTTTGCTCACAAACCAGAACCATAGCCAAGCTTTCATTCTCACTCCCAAATCGCAAATTCCGGTTCAAGCCCCACTATCATCACCTTTACTATGAACATCAAAATCTTCCTTCAACGCGCGTCTTTTGCCACTGTGTTAGCTCCCAACCGTCAACCGTAGTAGATATGGCCAAGTACAACGAAGCTTTCTCCAGGCGAATGGCCATGGCCGGCCTCAAACCCCACAACCACATCG ctttaggAGTATCTGGGGGACCGGATAGCATGGCTTTGTGTGTTCTAGCAGCTAATTGGAAAACTGAAGGCCTATATGGCAGTGACAAGAGTGGAAATTGCATTGATGGTCTCTTGGCAATAATTGTTGATCATGGGCTACGTCCAGAGAGCAAAGATGAAGCAAGTTTAGTGGGACATCGGGTTGCAGAAATTG GAATCAGATTTGAGATTGCCCGTTGTGATTGGTCAAATGGCAAGCCAAAACAAGGTCATTTGCAAGAAGCTGCTCGTGACATGAG gtataaaatatttcaggATGTTTGTATGCAAAACCAGATCAGTGTTTTACTTGTTGCACATCATGCAGATGACCAG GCTGAGTTATTCATTCTTAGATCATCTCGTGATAGTGGGGTCCTTGGACTTGCTGGCATGGCATTCACATCTCAAGTGTTCTCTTCACATACATATTTTAGTAACAAAGATTGGAAATGTCATAGCATTCTTCTAGTGCGGCCACTTCTGGATTTTTCAAAAGAAGACATGTACAAG ATATGTCAAGGGAGTAACCATGATTGGGTTGAGGATCCAACAAATCGAAGTTCATTATTTGCTCGGAATAGGATTCGGATGTCACTGGGAAATTTGTCATCTT GTATCTTTAAGTCTGAACTACAAGCAGTTATTTCTGCCTGTCGTAAAACACGCACCTATGTTGATCAAATTTGTAACAATTTGATAAATCAGACTGTCACAATAATGGAA GGTTATGCAGTTATCGATTTAGAGGCACTTGATCCATCAAAAATTGAGGACATATGCCTGTCTAAATTCATCGCATTGGTTTTACAG TATATTTCACAAAGGCAGAGGCCAATTAGAGGTAGTACTTCAAAATTGCTGTTGCAATACATTCGTACCATCCCATGCAAG ACCTCCCTTACTGCTGCTGGTTGCTACATTTGTCCAGCTCCTGGGTCTAAGGGTACCAAAGCTCTGATATGCTGCTCTGTTCATGGTCCTCTGCCTTCAAAGGCAGAATTATTTCAAGCACACTCTAGTGAAGAGCAGAAGCATTGTTTTTCAAATGAGTTGGAACAAATTATAGCAAATGGAAAATCATATTCTATTAACTTGGTCCCTAATGCATCCAAAGTGCAGTTTTTGAACATGGGGTCTGCGTCAGTTCTAGATGAAGCCCAGAGACTAGATATTGTCAGTGAGTCAACCTATAGAAACTCTATTTTATTGCAAAAGGCGGAAGTCAAACGTTTCAAGTCTAAAACTGATGAACTTGTGTCTGAATGTAAGGCAAAGCAGGAAGCTGAACATGTTGCTGCATTTCTGAGTGAACCACTTCTCCATGGGCAAACATGCTTCTTCATGAACCGGTTCATTATCTCATGGAAAGTAAGCAAAGAAATTTCTTGGAATGTTTTTCCCAGAGAAGCTTATTGTCTCTCATATTTGGGAAGGGAAAGTCAGCACAGTCATTGCTGTTGTATAAAGAGGCATGACATGGTAGCCAAGATTCGTCCCATGATTGATGCTGATTGGCTCTATCTTGCCGAGTTGTTGAAGTGGCCAAGTTCAGATAATTTTGAAGCGACAAAACTTCCTTTCTCTATAGAAGCAAATCCGTTAACCAAGAAGACAAAAATATGCTCAGATTATTCAAGGTTATCTGCAAAAGTAGCTCTCAAATCACTGAAATCTGTCCCTGCTGCAGCAAGAAGAAGCATTCCGGTCCTGGTCAATCATGATGGACAGCTACTTGGCATCCCA AGCATTGGCTTTAACCATTGCCCTTTCTTGATGACATCTGCCGTATTCAAGCCAAGAGTACCGCTTGGAGGGGGACACAGTTCCTTTCTTTAG
- the LOC18588591 gene encoding uncharacterized protein LOC18588591 isoform X3: protein MARGLLLCSQTRTIAKLSFSLPNRKFRFKPHYHHLYYEHQNLPSTRVFCHCVSSQPSTVVDMAKYNEAFSRRMAMAGLKPHNHIALGVSGGPDSMALCVLAANWKTEGLYGSDKSGNCIDGLLAIIVDHGLRPESKDEASLVGHRVAEIGIRFEIARCDWSNGKPKQGHLQEAARDMRYKIFQDVCMQNQISVLLVAHHADDQAELFILRSSRDSGVLGLAGMAFTSQVFSSHTYFSNKDWKCHSILLVRPLLDFSKEDMYKICQGSNHDWVEDPTNRSSLFARNRIRMSLGNLSSCIFKSELQAVISACRKTRTYVDQICNNLINQTVTIMEQGYAVIDLEALDPSKIEDICLSKFIALVLQYISQRQRPIRGSTSKLLLQYIRTIPCKTSLTAAGCYICPAPGSKGTKALICCSVHGPLPSKAELFQAHSSEEQKHCFSNELEQIIANGKSYSINLVPNASKVQFLNMGSASVLDEAQRLDIAKQEAEHVAAFLSEPLLHGQTCFFMNRFIISWKVSKEISWNVFPREAYCLSYLGRESQHSHCCCIKRHDMVAKIRPMIDADWLYLAELLKWPSSDNFEATKLPFSIEANPLTKKTKICSDYSRLSAKVALKSLKSVPAAARRSIPVLVNHDGQLLGIPSIGFNHCPFLMTSAVFKPRVPLGGGHSSFL, encoded by the exons ATGGCGCGAGGCCTACTCCTTTGCTCACAAACCAGAACCATAGCCAAGCTTTCATTCTCACTCCCAAATCGCAAATTCCGGTTCAAGCCCCACTATCATCACCTTTACTATGAACATCAAAATCTTCCTTCAACGCGCGTCTTTTGCCACTGTGTTAGCTCCCAACCGTCAACCGTAGTAGATATGGCCAAGTACAACGAAGCTTTCTCCAGGCGAATGGCCATGGCCGGCCTCAAACCCCACAACCACATCG ctttaggAGTATCTGGGGGACCGGATAGCATGGCTTTGTGTGTTCTAGCAGCTAATTGGAAAACTGAAGGCCTATATGGCAGTGACAAGAGTGGAAATTGCATTGATGGTCTCTTGGCAATAATTGTTGATCATGGGCTACGTCCAGAGAGCAAAGATGAAGCAAGTTTAGTGGGACATCGGGTTGCAGAAATTG GAATCAGATTTGAGATTGCCCGTTGTGATTGGTCAAATGGCAAGCCAAAACAAGGTCATTTGCAAGAAGCTGCTCGTGACATGAG gtataaaatatttcaggATGTTTGTATGCAAAACCAGATCAGTGTTTTACTTGTTGCACATCATGCAGATGACCAG GCTGAGTTATTCATTCTTAGATCATCTCGTGATAGTGGGGTCCTTGGACTTGCTGGCATGGCATTCACATCTCAAGTGTTCTCTTCACATACATATTTTAGTAACAAAGATTGGAAATGTCATAGCATTCTTCTAGTGCGGCCACTTCTGGATTTTTCAAAAGAAGACATGTACAAG ATATGTCAAGGGAGTAACCATGATTGGGTTGAGGATCCAACAAATCGAAGTTCATTATTTGCTCGGAATAGGATTCGGATGTCACTGGGAAATTTGTCATCTT GTATCTTTAAGTCTGAACTACAAGCAGTTATTTCTGCCTGTCGTAAAACACGCACCTATGTTGATCAAATTTGTAACAATTTGATAAATCAGACTGTCACAATAATGGAA CAGGGTTATGCAGTTATCGATTTAGAGGCACTTGATCCATCAAAAATTGAGGACATATGCCTGTCTAAATTCATCGCATTGGTTTTACAG TATATTTCACAAAGGCAGAGGCCAATTAGAGGTAGTACTTCAAAATTGCTGTTGCAATACATTCGTACCATCCCATGCAAG ACCTCCCTTACTGCTGCTGGTTGCTACATTTGTCCAGCTCCTGGGTCTAAGGGTACCAAAGCTCTGATATGCTGCTCTGTTCATGGTCCTCTGCCTTCAAAGGCAGAATTATTTCAAGCACACTCTAGTGAAGAGCAGAAGCATTGTTTTTCAAATGAGTTGGAACAAATTATAGCAAATGGAAAATCATATTCTATTAACTTGGTCCCTAATGCATCCAAAGTGCAGTTTTTGAACATGGGGTCTGCGTCAGTTCTAGATGAAGCCCAGAGACTAGATATT GCAAAGCAGGAAGCTGAACATGTTGCTGCATTTCTGAGTGAACCACTTCTCCATGGGCAAACATGCTTCTTCATGAACCGGTTCATTATCTCATGGAAAGTAAGCAAAGAAATTTCTTGGAATGTTTTTCCCAGAGAAGCTTATTGTCTCTCATATTTGGGAAGGGAAAGTCAGCACAGTCATTGCTGTTGTATAAAGAGGCATGACATGGTAGCCAAGATTCGTCCCATGATTGATGCTGATTGGCTCTATCTTGCCGAGTTGTTGAAGTGGCCAAGTTCAGATAATTTTGAAGCGACAAAACTTCCTTTCTCTATAGAAGCAAATCCGTTAACCAAGAAGACAAAAATATGCTCAGATTATTCAAGGTTATCTGCAAAAGTAGCTCTCAAATCACTGAAATCTGTCCCTGCTGCAGCAAGAAGAAGCATTCCGGTCCTGGTCAATCATGATGGACAGCTACTTGGCATCCCA AGCATTGGCTTTAACCATTGCCCTTTCTTGATGACATCTGCCGTATTCAAGCCAAGAGTACCGCTTGGAGGGGGACACAGTTCCTTTCTTTAG
- the LOC18588591 gene encoding uncharacterized protein LOC18588591 isoform X1, whose translation MARGLLLCSQTRTIAKLSFSLPNRKFRFKPHYHHLYYEHQNLPSTRVFCHCVSSQPSTVVDMAKYNEAFSRRMAMAGLKPHNHIALGVSGGPDSMALCVLAANWKTEGLYGSDKSGNCIDGLLAIIVDHGLRPESKDEASLVGHRVAEIGIRFEIARCDWSNGKPKQGHLQEAARDMRYKIFQDVCMQNQISVLLVAHHADDQAELFILRSSRDSGVLGLAGMAFTSQVFSSHTYFSNKDWKCHSILLVRPLLDFSKEDMYKICQGSNHDWVEDPTNRSSLFARNRIRMSLGNLSSCIFKSELQAVISACRKTRTYVDQICNNLINQTVTIMEQGYAVIDLEALDPSKIEDICLSKFIALVLQYISQRQRPIRGSTSKLLLQYIRTIPCKTSLTAAGCYICPAPGSKGTKALICCSVHGPLPSKAELFQAHSSEEQKHCFSNELEQIIANGKSYSINLVPNASKVQFLNMGSASVLDEAQRLDIVSESTYRNSILLQKAEVKRFKSKTDELVSECKAKQEAEHVAAFLSEPLLHGQTCFFMNRFIISWKVSKEISWNVFPREAYCLSYLGRESQHSHCCCIKRHDMVAKIRPMIDADWLYLAELLKWPSSDNFEATKLPFSIEANPLTKKTKICSDYSRLSAKVALKSLKSVPAAARRSIPVLVNHDGQLLGIPSIGFNHCPFLMTSAVFKPRVPLGGGHSSFL comes from the exons ATGGCGCGAGGCCTACTCCTTTGCTCACAAACCAGAACCATAGCCAAGCTTTCATTCTCACTCCCAAATCGCAAATTCCGGTTCAAGCCCCACTATCATCACCTTTACTATGAACATCAAAATCTTCCTTCAACGCGCGTCTTTTGCCACTGTGTTAGCTCCCAACCGTCAACCGTAGTAGATATGGCCAAGTACAACGAAGCTTTCTCCAGGCGAATGGCCATGGCCGGCCTCAAACCCCACAACCACATCG ctttaggAGTATCTGGGGGACCGGATAGCATGGCTTTGTGTGTTCTAGCAGCTAATTGGAAAACTGAAGGCCTATATGGCAGTGACAAGAGTGGAAATTGCATTGATGGTCTCTTGGCAATAATTGTTGATCATGGGCTACGTCCAGAGAGCAAAGATGAAGCAAGTTTAGTGGGACATCGGGTTGCAGAAATTG GAATCAGATTTGAGATTGCCCGTTGTGATTGGTCAAATGGCAAGCCAAAACAAGGTCATTTGCAAGAAGCTGCTCGTGACATGAG gtataaaatatttcaggATGTTTGTATGCAAAACCAGATCAGTGTTTTACTTGTTGCACATCATGCAGATGACCAG GCTGAGTTATTCATTCTTAGATCATCTCGTGATAGTGGGGTCCTTGGACTTGCTGGCATGGCATTCACATCTCAAGTGTTCTCTTCACATACATATTTTAGTAACAAAGATTGGAAATGTCATAGCATTCTTCTAGTGCGGCCACTTCTGGATTTTTCAAAAGAAGACATGTACAAG ATATGTCAAGGGAGTAACCATGATTGGGTTGAGGATCCAACAAATCGAAGTTCATTATTTGCTCGGAATAGGATTCGGATGTCACTGGGAAATTTGTCATCTT GTATCTTTAAGTCTGAACTACAAGCAGTTATTTCTGCCTGTCGTAAAACACGCACCTATGTTGATCAAATTTGTAACAATTTGATAAATCAGACTGTCACAATAATGGAA CAGGGTTATGCAGTTATCGATTTAGAGGCACTTGATCCATCAAAAATTGAGGACATATGCCTGTCTAAATTCATCGCATTGGTTTTACAG TATATTTCACAAAGGCAGAGGCCAATTAGAGGTAGTACTTCAAAATTGCTGTTGCAATACATTCGTACCATCCCATGCAAG ACCTCCCTTACTGCTGCTGGTTGCTACATTTGTCCAGCTCCTGGGTCTAAGGGTACCAAAGCTCTGATATGCTGCTCTGTTCATGGTCCTCTGCCTTCAAAGGCAGAATTATTTCAAGCACACTCTAGTGAAGAGCAGAAGCATTGTTTTTCAAATGAGTTGGAACAAATTATAGCAAATGGAAAATCATATTCTATTAACTTGGTCCCTAATGCATCCAAAGTGCAGTTTTTGAACATGGGGTCTGCGTCAGTTCTAGATGAAGCCCAGAGACTAGATATTGTCAGTGAGTCAACCTATAGAAACTCTATTTTATTGCAAAAGGCGGAAGTCAAACGTTTCAAGTCTAAAACTGATGAACTTGTGTCTGAATGTAAGGCAAAGCAGGAAGCTGAACATGTTGCTGCATTTCTGAGTGAACCACTTCTCCATGGGCAAACATGCTTCTTCATGAACCGGTTCATTATCTCATGGAAAGTAAGCAAAGAAATTTCTTGGAATGTTTTTCCCAGAGAAGCTTATTGTCTCTCATATTTGGGAAGGGAAAGTCAGCACAGTCATTGCTGTTGTATAAAGAGGCATGACATGGTAGCCAAGATTCGTCCCATGATTGATGCTGATTGGCTCTATCTTGCCGAGTTGTTGAAGTGGCCAAGTTCAGATAATTTTGAAGCGACAAAACTTCCTTTCTCTATAGAAGCAAATCCGTTAACCAAGAAGACAAAAATATGCTCAGATTATTCAAGGTTATCTGCAAAAGTAGCTCTCAAATCACTGAAATCTGTCCCTGCTGCAGCAAGAAGAAGCATTCCGGTCCTGGTCAATCATGATGGACAGCTACTTGGCATCCCA AGCATTGGCTTTAACCATTGCCCTTTCTTGATGACATCTGCCGTATTCAAGCCAAGAGTACCGCTTGGAGGGGGACACAGTTCCTTTCTTTAG
- the LOC18588592 gene encoding subtilisin-like protease SBT6.1 — MITIQSSFPLKSSLFILLLSLSLLHFKLSSDPTVNQSLTLTQNRTQPQPQTTTTRNNYIIRFTVYKPASDHRSYLESSLRSDGWEWIERRNPASKFPTDFGLVSIKDSVKEALIGKIERLGLVKDVNVDLSYNRGLLGAAFENGKKRPGKIFTSMSFSEEKNCHDSGLSNSSINWSRHLLMQRSQVTSLFGADALWGKGYTGAKVKMAIFDTGIRANHPHFRNIKERTNWTNEDTLNDNLGHGTFVAGVIAGEDAECLGFAPDTEIYAFRVFTDAQVSYTSWFLDAFNYAIATNMDVLNLSIGGPDYLDLPFVEKVWEITANNIIMVSAIGNDGPLYGTLNNPADQSDVIGVGGIDYSDHIASFSSRGMSTWEIPHGYGRVKPDVVAYGREIMGSKISTGCKSLSGTSVASPVVAGVVCLLVSVIPENKRKEILNPASMKQALVEGAAKLAGPNIYEQGAGRVDLLESYEILKSYQPRASIFPSVLDYTDCPYAWPFCRQPLYAGAMPVIFNATILNGMGVIGYVQSPPTWHPSDEEGNLLSIHFTYSEVIWPWTGYLALHMQIKEEGAHFSGVIEGNVTVRIYSPPAQGERATRSSTCVLQLKLNVVPTPQRSKRVLWDQFHSIKYPPGYIPRDSLDVRNDILDWHGDHLHTNYHIMFNMLRDAGYYVETLGSPFTCFEANQYGTLLLVDLEDEYFQEEIAKLRDDVINTGLGLAVFSEWYNVDTMVKMRFFDDNTRSWWTPVTGGANIPALNDLLAPFGIAFGDKILNGDFSIDGEQSRYASGTDIVRFPRGGYVHSFPFLDSSESGATQNVLLNSGMTKADSPILGLLEVGEGRIAVYGDSNCLDSSHMVTNCYWLLRKILDFTGSNIKDPVLFSESVKQDMPLYEDDNNLPSRRTDVNFSMYSAVMGKDLICQSDSRFEVWGTKGYNLHVRGRNRRLPGYHVIDLGRGLNSTVDTTKSRRPKVMGKNKGDSLGNRYLGLLYRDELDVPELVASHWLVPAVVAVTGFLLFLSIWRIRQKRRRRRRSGSGRLANL, encoded by the exons ATGATCACAATTCAATCTTCGTTTCCTCTCAAATCCTCCCtattcattcttcttctctccctctctcttctCCATTTCAAACTCTCTTCCGACCCCACCGTTAACCAATCCCTAACCCTAACCCAAAACAGAACCCAACCCCAACCCCAAACCACAACCACCCGTAACAACTACATAATCCGGTTCACCGTCTACAAACCGGCGTCCGATCACCGTTCGTACTTAGAATCCAGCCTCCGATCCGACGGCTGGGAATGGATCGAGAGGCGCAACCCGGCCTCCAAGTTCCCGACCGATTTCGGGTTGGTTTCGATTAAGGATTCGGTAAAAGAAGCATTGATCGGCAAAATTGAGAGGCTGGGATTAGTTAAAGATGTGAACGTTGATTTGAGCTATAACAGGGGGTTGCTTGGTGCTGCTTTTGAGAATGGGAAAAAACGACCCGGAAAGATTTTTACTTCGATGTCGTTTAGTGAAGAGAAAAATTGCCACGATTCGGGTTTAAGTAATTCTTCAATTAATTGGAGTCGCCATCTTTTGATGCAG AGGTCTCAAGTTACTTCCTTGTTTGGAGCGGATGCTCTTTGGGGAAAAGGGTATACTGGTGCTAAAGTCAAAATGGCTATTTTTGATACTGGAATACGCGCTAATCACCCACATTTTCGAAACATTAAG GAGCGTACTAATTGGACCAATGAGGATACTTTAAATGATAATCTTGGACATGGGACATTTGTGGCCGGTGTTATTGCTGGTGAAGATGCAGAGTGTCTTGGTTTTGCACCAGATACTGAAATTTATGCATTTCGTGTCTTTACTGATGCACAG GTATCGTATACTTCCTGGTTCCTTGATGCTTTCAACTATGCTATTGCAACCAACATGGATGTGCTAAACTTGAGCATAGGTGGACCTGATTACTTGGATCTCCCATTTGTAGAGAAG GTTTGGGAAATCACAgctaataatattattatggtATCAGCCATTGGAAATGATGGGCCACTTTATGGCACTTTAAACAATCCAGCAGACCAAAGTGATGTTATTGGTGTTGGTGGCATTGATTATAGTGATCACATAGCCTCATTTTCCTCACGTGGCATGAGTACTTGGGAGATTCCTCATGG TTACGGTCGTGTTAAACCAGATGTTGTGGCATATGGACGGGAAATTATGGGATCAAAGATCAGCACTGGGTGTAAAAGCTTATCAGGCACTAGTGTGGCAAGTCCTGTAGTTGCTGGTGTCGTATGTCTGCTTGTCAGTGTCATTCCtgagaataaaagaaaggaaattctGAATCCTGCAAGCATGAAACAAGCACTGGTTGAGGGTGCTGCTAAACTCGCTGGACCTAACATTTATGAACAGGGTGCAGGGAGAGTAGATCT ATTAGAATCATATGAAATCCTGAAGAGCTACCAACCTCGAGCAAGCATCTTCCCTAGTGTTCTTGATTATACAGATTGTCCCTATGCTTGGCCATTTTGTCGTCAACCACTCTATGCAGGTGCCATGCCTGTCATATTTAATGCTACTATTCTGAATGGGATGGGTGTCATTGGCTATGTTCAGAGTCCACCAACATGGCATCCTTCAGATGAGGAAGGGAATCTTCTAAGCATTCACTTTACTTATTCAGAAGTCATCTGGCCTTGGACTGGTTATTTAGCACTGCACATGCAAATAAAGGAAGAAGGTGCACATTTTTCTGGAGTTATTGAGGGCAATGTAACTGTTAGAATATACAGTCCTCCAGCCCAAGGAGAGAGGGCCACTCGAAGTAGTACTTGTGTGCTTCAGTTGAAATTGAATGTGGTTCCAACTCCACAACGATCAAAACGGGTTTTATGGGATCAGTTTCATAGTATTAAATATCCTCCTGGATACATTCCAAGAGATTCATTGGATGTCCGCAATGACATTCTTGATTGGCATGGGGATCACCTACATACAAATTATCACATTATGTTCAACATGTTACGGGATGCTGGCTATTATGTTGAGACGCTTGGCTCTCCTTTTACATGCTTTGAGGCTAACCAATATGGGACACTTTTGCTGGTTGATCTTGAGGATGAATACTTCCAAGAAGAGATTGCAAAGCTCAGGGATGATGTCATTAATACTGGGTTGGGTTTGGCTGTCTTTTCTGAGTGGTATAATGTGGACACAATGgtgaaaatgagattttttgatgataacacaAGGAGCTGGTGGACACCAGTAACTGGAGGTGCAAATATTCCAGCATTAAATGAtcttttggccccatttgggATTGCTTTTGGCGATAAGATTCTGAATGGTGATTTTTCTATTGATGGTGAGCAGAGTCGATATGCATCTGGGACAGATATAGTGAGGTTCCCAAGAGGTGGGTATGTACACAGCTTTCCTTTTTTGGATAGCTCAGAGAGTGGGGCCACTCAAAATGTGCTGCTGAATTCTGGGATGACCAAG GCAGACTCCCCTATCCTTGGCCTGTTAGAGGTTGGTGAAGGTCGCATTGCTGTTTATGGAGACTCCAACTGCTTAGACAGCAGCCACATGGTTACTAATTGCTACTGGCTTCTGAGAAAAATATTGGATTTCACTGGTTCAAATATTAAAGATCCAGTGCTTTTCTCAGAGTCCGTTAAGCAAGATATGCCATTGTATGAAGATGACAACAACTTACCGTCTCGAAGAACTGATGTAAATTTCTCCATGTATTCTGCTGTCATGGGAAAGGATTTAATCTGTCAGAGTGACTCTAGATTTGAAGTATGGGGAACGAAAGGATATAATTTACATGTCAGGGGGAGAAACAGAAGATTGCCTGGCTATCATGTTATTGATTTGGGGAGAGGCTTAAATTCAACTGTTGATACTACCAAATCAAGGCGTCCTAAGGTTATGGGGAAAAATAAGGGTGATTCTTTGGGAAACAGGTACCTGGGTCTGCTGTACAGAGATGAG CTGGATGTGCCTGAACTAGTTGCTAGTCATTGGCTTGTACCTGCAGTAGTTGCAGTTACAG gctttttactatttttaagCATTTGGCGGATTCGACAAAAGCGGCGGAGGCGGAGGCGATCTGGCTCGGGTCGGTTGGCCAATCTATAG